The genomic window GCTCCACCGCGCTGCGCCGTCCGCCGTTCGCGGCGGCCAGCGAGGGCAGCCAGCTCGGCCATTACCTCGCTTATCCGCTGCTGGTGCTGGGCGACGACGTGACCACCGACCATATCTCGCCGGCCAGCGCGATTCCGAAGGACAGCTTCATCGCCGACTTCCTGGTGGCGCGCGGCGACGACCGCGACGACCTCAATGTGTTCGCCTCGCGCCGCGGCAACTGGGAAGTGATGCTGCGCGCAGCCTTCTACAGCAGGAGCCTGCGCAACCTGCTATGTCCGGCCGCACCGGTCGGCCATACGCTGCATGTGCCCAGCGGCGCGGTCGCACCGATTTTCGAGGTGGCGCAGCGTTACCGCGATGCCGGCGACGCGGTGGTGCTGCTGGCCGGCGAGCGTTACGGCACCGGCTCTTCCCGCGACTGGGCGGCCAAGGGCCAGCGCCTGCTCGGCGTGCGCTCGGTGCTGGCGCTGAGCTTCGAGCGCATCCACCGTTCCAACCTGATCGGCATGGGCATCCTGCCGCTGCGGCTGCCGGCCGGCATGCATCCCGACGCGCTGCAGCTGCAACCCGGCGACCGGTTGGAAATCGATGCCCGGGCCGGTACGCTACAGCCGCGCTGCACGGTCCCGGTAAAACTGCACCGCGCCGACGGCAGCGTGCAGGCGTTCGGGGCGCAGGCCGCCATCGAGACCCGGCTGGAATGCGCGCTGCTGGAAAATGGCGGCGTGATCCCTACCATCCTGCGGCAGGCGATCGCCGCCGGGGCCAGGCCATGACGCCGGTGCAACTGACCAAGGTTTTCTGCGCATGAGCGCCGAAGCCGCCATCTCGCGCCAGATCGTCGAACTGGCCCGGCAGCATGCCTGGACGGTGGGCACCCATCTGCCGGCCCAGATGTTGGCCGACCGGCTGCGGGTATCGCGCCAGCCGGTCAATGCGTCGCTGGCCGCGCTGGCCGAGCAGGGCGTGCTGACGCGGGAGCGCAACCGCGGCTATTTCCTTGCCCGGTCCCTGACCGAGGAAGTGCTGGCCGAGGTGGTCGGCAAGCTCGGCCTGGATGAAGCGGATGTCGTCACCAGCAGCTACTTCCAGATTGCCGACGACCTGCTCAAGGGCGCGTTGCCGCAGGAATTTTCCGAGCAGATGATGCGCAAGCGCTACGGCCTGACCGCCGTCCAGCTCAATGCGGTGCTGGGCCGCATCGCCAGCGAAGGCTGGGCGGAACGCAAGCCCGGCTATGGCTGGACGTTTTCCTCGATGCTGACCACGCCCGACAGCCTGCTGCAGTCTTACCGGCTGCGGCAGGCCCTGGAACCGGCCGCGTTGCTGGAACCCGGCTACTGCCTGGACGCCGCGGTGCTGGCGCAATGCCGCGCCACCGAGCACCAGCTGCTCGACGGCGGCATCATGACGGCCAGCGCCGACGCACTGCACGACCGCGGCGTGCGCTTTCATGAAAGCCTGGTCGAAGCCTCCGGCAATGCCTTCTTCATCGATGCCATCCGGCGCGTCAACCGGGTGCGCCGGCTGCTCTCCTACCGCTCGATGCGCCAGCGCGACCGCTATACCGAGCATTGCCGCCAGCACTTGCATCTGCTGGACCTGCTGGAACAGCAGCGCAATGCCGAGGCGGCGGCCTTCCTGCGCGAGCACCTGGACCATACGATGCAGTCGCTGTCGCGCATCGAGAACATCCTTCAACCCTGAACTTTCGACCAAGAGGCCATTGTCTATGCACCTGACTCCCGCCATCCTCGCCGCCTTCACGCCCACCGGCAAGCTGCGCGCCTCAATCAACCTGGGCAATCCCATCCTCGCCAATACCGATGTCAGCGGCCAGCCCGGCGGCGTCTCGGTCGACCTGGCCAGGGAGCTGGCCACCACCCTGGGCGTGGAACTGGAGTTGGTGGTGTTCGACGCCGCCGGCAAGTCAGTGCAGGCGGTGGCCGCGGAAGAAGCCGACATCGGCTTCTTCGCCATCGACCCGCTGCGCGGTGCCGAGATCGCGTTCACCGCGCCCTATGTGCTGATCGAGGGCTATTACCTGGTAAAGGACGATTCCCCGCTGCGCACCAACGCGGAAGTCGACCGCGCCGGCCACCGGGTGGTGGTCGGCAAGGGCAGCGCCTATGACCTGTACCTGAGCCGCACCCTGGCCCATGCGCAGATCCTGCGCGCGCCTACTTCGCCGACCGTGGTCGAGACCTTCCTGCGCGAGGGCGCCGAAGTCGCCGCTGGCGTTAAACAGCAGTTGCAGGCCGATGCCGAAAAAGCCAGCGGCCTGCGGCTGCTGGACCAGTGCTTCATGGTGATCCGCCAAGCCATGGGCCTGCCCAAGAGCCGCGGCGCCGAGGCGGCGGAATTCCTGCGCGCCTTCGTCGAGCAGAGGAAGGCCAGCGGCTTCGTGGCGGCGTCGCTGCAGCGGCATGGTATACAGGGCGCGTCGGTGGCGCCGGCCGGTGCTGACGGAGAGATGTTGCAAAAATAAAACAGGGTGCCACTAGTGTTTTAGTGGATCACGTTCCTTTAACGGCTGGCAAGCCAGCCATACGCTATGCTGATTGCCTTCGTTTGTCCTAGATGCAGGGCAGCCCAGCAGGCAATGCTGTCGGTCCGCGCCCCGTGCCCGGACTGTTCATAACCAGAAATCCGCACCGCAAAAAACACGGTGCTTTCAAGAGGAGATGTTGCATGTATAAGGCCAATAACATGTTTGCCCGTGCCGGTCGCGCCGTGGCAATCGCCGCCGCGTTCGCCGCCGCCGCGCCGGTGATGGCGCAGGCGCCGATGGAACTGAAAATCATCGCGCCGGCCGCACCGGGCGGCGGCTGGGATGGCGCCTCGCGCTCGTTGCAGCAGGCCATGGTCGCGGCCGGCGCCGCCAAGAGCGTGCAGGTGGTCAATGTGCCCGGCGCCGGCGGCACCGTGGGCCTGGCACAGTTCGCCAACGGCGCCAAGGGCGACGGCAACCAGATGATGGTGATGGGCATCACCATGTTGGGCGCGGTGCTGACCAACAAGTCGCCGGTGAGCCTGGATAGCGTCTCCCCAATCGCACGCCTGACCGCCGACCCGCTGGTGGTGGTGGTGCCGGCGAATTCGCCGCACAAGAGCATCAAGGACCTGGCCGCGGCCATCAAGGCCGACACCTCCAAGGTGGTCTGGGCCGGCGGTTCGGCCGGCGGCGCCGACCATATCCTGGCCGGCCTGGTGGCCAAGGCCGCCGGCGGCGACGCCAGCAAGCTCAACTATGTGCCGTTCTCGGGCGGCGGCGAGGCGCTGGCCGAGATGCTGGGCGGACGTGTGGCCGCCGGCGTGTCCGGCTACGGCGAATTCGAAAGCATGATCAAGTCGGGCAAGCTGCGCGCGCTGGCCATTGCCTCCGGCAAGCGCATTCCCGGCGTGGAAGTGCCCACGCTCAAGGAGCAGGGCCTGGATGTGGAACTGGTCAACTGGCGCGGCATCGTAGCGGCGCCCGGCATCACGCCCGAGCAGCGCAATGCGCTGTCGGCCGCGGTCGAGAAGACCGCGAAGTCGCCCGAGTGGGCCAAGATCCTGAAGGCGCGCGGCTGGGACGATGCCTATCTGCCGGCTGACCAGTTCGCCACCTTCATGAAGGCCGACCAGGCCCGCGTGAAGGACATCCTAACCTCGATCGGCCTGGTGAAATGACCACCGGCAAGGATGGTTCAGTGCCCGCCGGACGGGCACCCCTGGTGGTCGGCGTGATCCTACTCGGCCTGGCCGGGCTGACCCTGTTCGATTCCTTTGGCGTGGCGTCCGGCATGGGGCCGAATGTCGGTCCGTCGGCGGCGATGAAGCTGATCGCACTGCTGCTGGCCGGCCTGGGCGTGGCGCATCTGGTGCAGGCGCTGCGCCTGGCCGGACTGCGTCAGGCGCAGGACCCGGAAGACAAGGTCAATCCGGGCTCGCTCGCGTGGGTGTTCGCCGGGCTGGTGCTGCAGATCGTCACGCTGTCGTTTGGCGCCGGTTTCATCATCTCGTCCGCCATCCTGTTCGCCTTCACCGCCTGCGGCTTCGGCCGCTCGCTCAGGTCGCTCGGGCCGGTCTATGGCCTGGTGCTGAGCACGGTGGTGTACCTGTTCTTCACCAAGGCGCTCGGGCTGTCGCTGCCGATGGGCCCGCTAGAGCGGCTGCTGGGATAAGGGAGATAACATGGAATCGCTTTCACTCCTGGCCGACGGCATCTGGATTGCGCTGCAGCCGGGCAACCTGCTCTTCGCCGGCATTGGCGTCTTGCTCGGCACCCTGGTCGGCATCCTGCCCGGCATCAGCCCGTCGCTGACGGTGGCGCTGCTGCTACCGGTGACCTTCAAGCTCGACCCGACCGGCTCGATCATCATGTTCGCCGGCATTTACTTTGGCGGCATGTATGGCAGCTCCACCACCGCCATCCTGATCAACACGCCGGGCGAGGCGGCCTCGATCGCTACTGCGATCGAAGGCTACAAGATGGCGCTGTCCGGTCGCGCCGGCCCGGCGCTGGCCACCGCGGCCATCGGCTCCTTCGTCGCCGGCACCATTGCCACTTTCCTGCTGGCGCTTCTGGCGCCCACCATCGTCGACCTGGCCGTGCAATTCGGCCCGTGGGACTATTTCGCGCTGATGGTGGTGGCATTTGTCACCGTGTCAGCCACCTTCGGCAGCTCGGTGCTGCGCGGCCTGACAAGCCTGGCGCTGGGCCTGTTCCTGGGCCTGATTGGTATCGACAAGCTGACCGGCCAGGCGCGCCTGGCCTTTGGCGTGCCGGCGCTGATGGACGGCATTTCGATCACCACGTTGGCAGTTGGTTTATTTGCGATGGGCGAGGCGTTGTATGTCGCTTCCCGCTTCAAGAACGTGACTGAGCGGGTGGAACCGGTCAGCGGTTCGCTGTGGATGACGAAGGCAGACTGGAATGCTTCCTGGAAAGCCTGGCTGCGCGGCACGGCGCTGGGCTTTCCGATCGGCGCGCTGCCCGCCGGCGGCGCCGAAGTGCCGACGCTCTTGTCCTATACCCTTGAGCGCAGGCTGACCAAAAACCCGGAGCAGTTCGGCCGCGGCGCCATCGAAGGCGTGGCCGGCCCGGAAGCGGCCAACAATGCGTCGGCCACCGGCACCCTGGTACCGCTGCTGGCGCTGGGCCTGCCGACATCGGCCACCGCTGCCATGATGCTGGCCGGCTTCCAGCAGTACGGCCTGGTGCCCGGACCGCTGCTCTTCACCACCAACCCCGAGATGGTCTGGGGCCTGATCGCCAGCTTCCTGGTGGGCAACCTGATGCTCTTGGTGCTGAACCTGCCGCTGGTAGGCCTGTGGGTCAAGCTGCTGGCCATTCCGCAGGCCTGGTTGTATGCCGGCATCCTGGTGTTTGCCGCGATGGGCACGCTTGCCGCCAATCCCTCGGTGGTGGAACTGACGATGCTGGTGGTGTTCGGCGTGGCCGGCTACCTGATGCGCTGCTGGGACTATCCGGTGGCGCCGATGATTGTTGGGCTGATCCTCGGGCCGATGGCAGAAAGCCAGTTCCGCCGGGCGCTGCAGGTCAGCCTGGGCGACTACCTGGTGTTCTTCAAGCACCCGGTGTCGGCCAGCCTGCTAGCCATTGCGGTGGTGGCCCTGCTGGCGCCGCTGCTGTTCAAGGGCCTGCGACGCTTCAGGGGCAGCGACGAGTAGCACCGCGCTGCCTTCACTGCGGCGGGCCCTGCCAGGGCCCGCCATTCACTGCGCGGCCGCCCTGGCCGCACGTGCCCGGCGCCGGTACAGCAGGCCGACGATGGCCGAAGCAATGCCGGATGCCGCACCCACGCCCAGCGCCCAGCGCGGTCCGAAGGTGTCGGCCACCCAGCCCACCGCCGGCGCGCCCAGCGGTGTGGCACCCATCAGGATCGCCAGCAAAATCGCCATCACCCGGCCACGCATGGCCGGCTCGGTCGACAGCTGCACCACGCTGTTGGTCGAGGTGGTGAAGGTCTGTGCAGAAATCCCCACTAGCACCAGCATCGCGCCGAAGGTCTGGTAGCTTGGCATCAGCGCGGCCAGCGCGCAGCCCAGGCCGAACAGCGCCGAGGAATTGACCAGCCGCGCAATATGCGGCTGGGCGCGCGACGCGGTAAACAGCGCGCCGGCCACTGATCCCACTGCCATCGCCGAACTGAGCACGCCGTAATGGCCGGCGCCGGCATGGTAGGCGCCGACCGCCATGGTCGAGATGAAGATTGGGAAATTTAGGCCGAAGGTCCCCAGCAGGAACAGCATGAACAGCACGGTCTTCAGGTCGGGCCGGTCCCACACATAGCGCAGGCCCGCCAGCAGCCCGCCTTCCGCGCGCGGCGCCCGGCCGCGCCGGTGCAGCTCGGCCACCCGCAGCATGGCCAGCGAACCCAGCACCGCGATATAGGACAGTGCATTGATCAGGAATACCCAGCCGGTGCCCACAGACGCGATCAGCAGGCCGGCCACCGCCGGGCCTATCATGCGGGCGGCGTTGAAGGAGGTGGAGTTGAGCGCGACTGCATTGGTCAGGTGCTGCTCGCCCACCAGCTCGGAGACGAAGGTCTGGCGCGCCGGCGCATCGAAGGCGCTGACGCAGCCGAGCAGGAAGGCGAACAGGTAGACCTGCCACAGCTGCGCCACGCCCGACAGCGTCAGCAGGCCCAGGCCAAGCGCCAGCAGGGCCATTGCGCACTGGGTAGCCAGCAATACCTTGCGGCGGTCGTAGCGGTCGGCCACATAGCCGGTCAGGGGCAACAGCAGCAGCGACGGCCCGAACTGCAGCGACATCACGATGCCCACCGCAGTGGCGCTGTTATCGGTCAGTTCAGTCAGCACCAGCCAGTCCTGGGCGGTGCGCTGCATCCAGGTGCCGACATTGGACACCAGCGCGCCGGCGGTCCATACCCGGTAGTTGTAGCCGGCCAGCGAGCGGAAGGTATTGATCATCCGGCCCGCCGTTGTGGCGCAAGCCGCGCGGGCCGCGGGCGTCGATGGAGAACGACAGGCAACATGCAATGGCTTTCAAGGCGTCCGGACGGTACAGAAGTCGTTCATTATCCGGATTTCGCCGGCCAGCCTGTTGACCGGAAACGGTCGTCTGGCCTGCCGCAGCGTGGCGGCCGGCCTTGATCGGACGCAGGATGCGTCGCGATGAGCATGCTCTAATCGCTGTTCGCTTGAAGTTGTTTTATCAGCAACGGAGTACTGCGGCATGCATATCCAGCATCAACATCCATCCCGACGGCGGCATCCCGGATTCCTGGTCCTGGCGCTGCTTCCGGTTTTCCTTGCGCTGTACGCCACCCAGCCGCTGGGACTGGCGATTTCGCCAGACTCGGTCGATTACCTGGCCGCTGCTCGCAATCTCGAGCTGGGACGCGGCTTCGTCGGCTACACCGGCGAGCGGATGACGTCCTGGCCGCCACTGTTTCCCGCCCTGCTGTCACTCTTCCAGCAGATGGGCTTTTCCACGCTTGGCGCCGCCCGCCTGCTCAATGCGCTGCTGTGGGGCGGCACCACGCTGCTGGCCGCGCTGTGGATCGCGTCGGTCACGCGCTCGACCGTGCTGGCGCTCCTCGCCGCGCTGTGGATCGCGCTGTCACCGATGCTGCTGTATTACGCCAGCATGCTCTGGTCGGAGCCGCTGTTCGTGGCGCTGGTGGTAGCCGCCTTGTATGCGCTGACACGCTGCCTGGCCGCGCCGACCTGGAGCCATGTGATCCTGGCCGCGGTGCTGGCCGGCGCGGCAACCCAGCAGCGCTATGCGGGCGGCATCGCCGTCATCGTCGGTACCTTCGGCCTGATGTTTCTGCGCCGGGATGTCGGTTTCCTGCGCCGCATTCCAGCCGCCTTCGTCTATGGCCTGATCGCCACCGTGCCGACCGCGATCTGGTTGGAGCGCAACCTGCGGATTTCCGGCACGCTGACCGGCGAGCGCCTGCCGTCCATCTTCGGCCCTCGCGAGATCATCGCGCAATCGCTGTCTGCGATCGGCGAGACGGTGCTGCCCAGCCGCCTGCAGGCATTGAACGAGGCGGCCGGTGGCGTGATCCTGCTGGCGGTGGTCGCGGCACCGCTGCTGGTCTGGCTGCGCCGCCGGACTGACCGGCCCCTGCTGGTTTCCTCCATCGTGCTGGCGCTGTTCGTGCTGGTCTATACCGTCTTCATCATGGTGGTGGCCGAGCGCTCCAATACCTGCTGCGTCGACCGTTTCCTGGGCGTGAACACACCGCTGCTGGTAATACAGGGCGCGTTTATTGCACATGCGCTGCTGGGTGCGCGGGCGCTTTACCTGAAGCGGGCGCTGGCTTTGGCCTTTCTGGCGGCGCTTTCCATCCCGGCTACCCGCACAGTGGTGGCTACGGTCAGGCATGCGACGACCTACCAGAGCTATCACATCGGCGAGATCCAGGCATTCAAGGACTATGCGTTGCCGCCGGACGCGCTGGTGTATTCGAACCGGCCGGAAGTGGCCTGGGTGGAGGCGAGGGTGGACTACGTGCAGTATTCACCGATGCTGGGTCGATATTCATCGACCGTGGTCTCCAGCACAATGCCGGCCTTTCACGCAGAGATTGCGCGCAATCCGGGCAGACCGGCGTTCCTGGTCTGGTTCAGGGAGAAGGGGCGGGATTATCTGCATACGCTGGAGGATATCCGCCGGGAGGTGCAGCTGGAGCCGCTTGGGGAGCGGGAGGGGGTGATGCTCTTCCGGATCGCCGGGCTGCGCGGCCAGGAGCGGACGGCGCAAGCAGCAGCGA from Noviherbaspirillum sp. L7-7A includes these protein-coding regions:
- a CDS encoding tripartite tricarboxylate transporter TctB family protein; its protein translation is MTTGKDGSVPAGRAPLVVGVILLGLAGLTLFDSFGVASGMGPNVGPSAAMKLIALLLAGLGVAHLVQALRLAGLRQAQDPEDKVNPGSLAWVFAGLVLQIVTLSFGAGFIISSAILFAFTACGFGRSLRSLGPVYGLVLSTVVYLFFTKALGLSLPMGPLERLLG
- a CDS encoding tripartite tricarboxylate transporter permease: MESLSLLADGIWIALQPGNLLFAGIGVLLGTLVGILPGISPSLTVALLLPVTFKLDPTGSIIMFAGIYFGGMYGSSTTAILINTPGEAASIATAIEGYKMALSGRAGPALATAAIGSFVAGTIATFLLALLAPTIVDLAVQFGPWDYFALMVVAFVTVSATFGSSVLRGLTSLALGLFLGLIGIDKLTGQARLAFGVPALMDGISITTLAVGLFAMGEALYVASRFKNVTERVEPVSGSLWMTKADWNASWKAWLRGTALGFPIGALPAGGAEVPTLLSYTLERRLTKNPEQFGRGAIEGVAGPEAANNASATGTLVPLLALGLPTSATAAMMLAGFQQYGLVPGPLLFTTNPEMVWGLIASFLVGNLMLLVLNLPLVGLWVKLLAIPQAWLYAGILVFAAMGTLAANPSVVELTMLVVFGVAGYLMRCWDYPVAPMIVGLILGPMAESQFRRALQVSLGDYLVFFKHPVSASLLAIAVVALLAPLLFKGLRRFRGSDE
- a CDS encoding glycosyltransferase family 39 protein, which produces MHIQHQHPSRRRHPGFLVLALLPVFLALYATQPLGLAISPDSVDYLAAARNLELGRGFVGYTGERMTSWPPLFPALLSLFQQMGFSTLGAARLLNALLWGGTTLLAALWIASVTRSTVLALLAALWIALSPMLLYYASMLWSEPLFVALVVAALYALTRCLAAPTWSHVILAAVLAGAATQQRYAGGIAVIVGTFGLMFLRRDVGFLRRIPAAFVYGLIATVPTAIWLERNLRISGTLTGERLPSIFGPREIIAQSLSAIGETVLPSRLQALNEAAGGVILLAVVAAPLLVWLRRRTDRPLLVSSIVLALFVLVYTVFIMVVAERSNTCCVDRFLGVNTPLLVIQGAFIAHALLGARALYLKRALALAFLAALSIPATRTVVATVRHATTYQSYHIGEIQAFKDYALPPDALVYSNRPEVAWVEARVDYVQYSPMLGRYSSTVVSSTMPAFHAEIARNPGRPAFLVWFREKGRDYLHTLEDIRREVQLEPLGEREGVMLFRIAGLRGQERTAQAAAR
- a CDS encoding GntR family transcriptional regulator produces the protein MSAEAAISRQIVELARQHAWTVGTHLPAQMLADRLRVSRQPVNASLAALAEQGVLTRERNRGYFLARSLTEEVLAEVVGKLGLDEADVVTSSYFQIADDLLKGALPQEFSEQMMRKRYGLTAVQLNAVLGRIASEGWAERKPGYGWTFSSMLTTPDSLLQSYRLRQALEPAALLEPGYCLDAAVLAQCRATEHQLLDGGIMTASADALHDRGVRFHESLVEASGNAFFIDAIRRVNRVRRLLSYRSMRQRDRYTEHCRQHLHLLDLLEQQRNAEAAAFLREHLDHTMQSLSRIENILQP
- a CDS encoding tripartite tricarboxylate transporter substrate binding protein, producing MYKANNMFARAGRAVAIAAAFAAAAPVMAQAPMELKIIAPAAPGGGWDGASRSLQQAMVAAGAAKSVQVVNVPGAGGTVGLAQFANGAKGDGNQMMVMGITMLGAVLTNKSPVSLDSVSPIARLTADPLVVVVPANSPHKSIKDLAAAIKADTSKVVWAGGSAGGADHILAGLVAKAAGGDASKLNYVPFSGGGEALAEMLGGRVAAGVSGYGEFESMIKSGKLRALAIASGKRIPGVEVPTLKEQGLDVELVNWRGIVAAPGITPEQRNALSAAVEKTAKSPEWAKILKARGWDDAYLPADQFATFMKADQARVKDILTSIGLVK
- a CDS encoding ABC transporter substrate-binding protein yields the protein MHLTPAILAAFTPTGKLRASINLGNPILANTDVSGQPGGVSVDLARELATTLGVELELVVFDAAGKSVQAVAAEEADIGFFAIDPLRGAEIAFTAPYVLIEGYYLVKDDSPLRTNAEVDRAGHRVVVGKGSAYDLYLSRTLAHAQILRAPTSPTVVETFLREGAEVAAGVKQQLQADAEKASGLRLLDQCFMVIRQAMGLPKSRGAEAAEFLRAFVEQRKASGFVAASLQRHGIQGASVAPAGADGEMLQK
- a CDS encoding MFS transporter — encoded protein: MINTFRSLAGYNYRVWTAGALVSNVGTWMQRTAQDWLVLTELTDNSATAVGIVMSLQFGPSLLLLPLTGYVADRYDRRKVLLATQCAMALLALGLGLLTLSGVAQLWQVYLFAFLLGCVSAFDAPARQTFVSELVGEQHLTNAVALNSTSFNAARMIGPAVAGLLIASVGTGWVFLINALSYIAVLGSLAMLRVAELHRRGRAPRAEGGLLAGLRYVWDRPDLKTVLFMLFLLGTFGLNFPIFISTMAVGAYHAGAGHYGVLSSAMAVGSVAGALFTASRAQPHIARLVNSSALFGLGCALAALMPSYQTFGAMLVLVGISAQTFTTSTNSVVQLSTEPAMRGRVMAILLAILMGATPLGAPAVGWVADTFGPRWALGVGAASGIASAIVGLLYRRRARAARAAAQ